caaaGAACTAAGCTAAGTAGGTAGAGCCACCTATCCACATTAGCTATTAACAAAGAAGCAAGATCTTTTAAAGTATTGGTAAATCATTTTGCATAgcaatcatcttttttttgaaacgcatgaaaaatgcaaattttTCTAAAAGTAATTTTGCCACTTGAGTTTCAAATTGCCCCTCAAATATTTTATGTTGCTAAGGGCCTGTTTGAGAGTATagttgtaattgatttttaaagtgcttttcattttgaaatatgtcaaaatgatattttttattttttaaaaaattatttttaaaatcagcatatcaaaatgatttaaaatatagaaaaaattaatttttagtaaaaaaaaatattatttttttaaatgcaagttGGCCCACATTTTTAAATACTATCTGCAACTGCTTTACACAATTAGATAAATTTCACTAGAAGAAAACATTGCTCTAGCACTTGTGTGAAGCAAAGTGCATAGCTAGAAGCCTAGAAAAAGCATTGAAGACTTGTGCTTCATGGGCTAGATGTTAAGGCCCACCATTGTTGGGCAGCCCTTTTATATTTGGAAGATTGTGGcattgtttgttttgtattttaaaagtatttttaaaatttttttatatattttttattttaaattaatattattttttgtatatttagattattttgatgcatcaaattaatattacaaataatttttttaaaaaaattattattttaataaatttttgaataaaaaatatttaaaaagtaataataaccaCATTTTCAAATAGAATacgtgtgagagagagagagagtaaaagATTGTTTAAGAGATGATAGATAGAATTgtgtttaaagtttttttttttttaaggtatattaaaaaaaaatataaatatatatatatatatattttttttaaattattaaaaaacataaaaaaaatatttttttaattaaattttaaacaaacaatattttaaacgCATTATAAAGACCCCTTCCACGATGCATCTAACAACGTTATTatcataacttaattttaaaattaagattaataaTTAGCTAATAACATGTTGACGTTGGACCTGGACCCTATATATACATAGGGGCCTGTTTTACTCTAATAATTCAACGGACGTGGCAAGATCACAGCCATTGATTGAGCTgatgaaaacaaatcaatcGTCAAAACCACTCCTTCCACCCCCCGTCTCACTGATAGAAGAAAatttgagaagaagaaaaaataaatagaaaaaggaaaggaaagacaGATAACGGAACTCTCCTCCTCGTTCACAAACGAAATAATGATGAACTCTGCTTCTCTTAGCAGGTAAAAGGTGTTATCTTcttcattcaataaaaatttactCACATTATcattcctttattattattattagttctTAAGTTTGAATTTCAAAGTATTCTACTTCTTAAGCTCTCTCCAATTCATCAGCTGATTTTGTAAATTGCTGCAGTGCCTGCAGTTGCTTAACATGGAGAACCTCTTCAATCGTGCCCGTACAGCTAGGGTTTAATCACTCTACAAAATACAAATCTTCTCCCGGAAGATTCCACATCGCCTGCtcatcctcctcctcttcttctggTATTTGACTTTATCATTTCTCTTTGCAATTTTCAAGCTCTTAAATACACTGCGAGTTTACTCAAATCAACTCCTTTTGttgaatcttgattttttttagcggGAATCCAGTTCATCAACAATTTTGGTTAGGATAGTTGAAGCAAAATCTGAATTACTTAAAATCAATGCATTTCCAATGTggaatttattcttaaaatttaagcGTCGTGTagtgataattatataaaatgctTAAACTATAATGAGAAattgttaacaacaaattattatatttaagtgctccatttttattcctgacctaaaattttattatcattttttttaataacgtTGTCATTTGATTCATATCAGATCCATTGCTGGTAAAGGCTGCGAAAGGAGAACCAGTAAGTAGGCCTCCGGCATGGATGATGCGTCAAGCAGGAAGGTATATGGCTGTTTACAGAAAGCTTGCAGAGAAATATCCATCCTTTAGAGAGAGGTCAGAGACGACAGATCTCATTGTGGAAATTTCTTTGCAGCCTTGGGAAGCTTTTCATCCTGATGGTGTTATTATTTTCTCCGACATACTTACACCTCTACCAGCATTTGGTGTGCCGTTTGACATAGAAGAAGTGAGGGGTCCTGTTATTCAATCTCCAATTCGTTGTGAAGAAGGTTTGAAGGCTTTGCATCCGATTGAATTAGAGAAACTTCAGTTTGTGGGAGACTCGCTTAGGATATTGCGCAATGAGGTAATTCCATCCTTTCAAATATCTATGTATCAGTTCAAAAATCTCAGAtcagtgttgttgttgttattattattatcattattattatacttcTGGGGCAAAATAGATTGTATCAACTCACTTTTCTGAATCAATATCTTAATGTCTTATGCAGGTTGAGGGGCGTGCTGCAGTTTTGGGTTTTGTAGGAGCACCTTGGACAATAGCTACCTATATAGTGGAAGGGGGTACAACTCGTACATATACAAACATAAAGAGCATGTGCCATACAGCACCACAAGTGTTAAGGGCTCTCCTCTCACATCTGACAAAGGCGATATCTGACTACATTGTTTTTCAAGTTGAGTCTGGGGCTCATTGCATACAAATATTTGACTCGTGGGGTGGACAGCTACCTCCTGACATGTGGGATCGTTGGTCAAAGCCATATATTGAAGAGGTCAGTTGGATCTGATTCTATTAATTTGGTTGAGATTATCTTTTACCTTTATCCTGACTAGTTATGAATCACAGTCTGTCTTACCCCATACATTAACACTAAATAGGACAACATGGCTtctaaattgacaaaatatagtGCAGCAATCTCAGAATTATTTCAGTACTGCCTTGGCCTTTTGGTTTTGACAGAAAAACTGCTATACATGctatttatttatagttatatactttatgtatatatagaaatttcttctgttttgttttgagtcTTTTGACTATTTAGCCTTATATTTATAGTTATATACTTTATGCATGTATAGAAATGTCTTCTGTATTGTTTTGAGTCTTTTGACTATTTAGCCTTTCTGAAATTGCAGATAGTCAGTACAGTCAGGAATAAATGCCCTGAAACACCATTGGTTCTTTACATCAATGGAAATGGTGGCCTTCTAGAGCGTATGAAGGGAACTGGAGTCGATGTGATTGGGCTGGACTGGACTGTGGATTTGGCAGATGGAAGGAAGCGTTTGGGGAGTGGGATCAGTGTACAAGGAAATGTGGACCCTGCTTACTTATTTTCACCACTTCCGGCATTGAccgatgaaattaaaaggtttgtgagatgaattaagaaaatatcTGATTCTCATTCTCTCCAATTCATACTTTACCGTTGCGCCCGTACTTGGAGTTTCAATATTCATGAGCCAAGACATGCTTGCTTGTTGTCTGTAGCCTAACATCATATTGATTGACCTTCAAGACTACTCAATTAGTTTAGATTGAGTCCTGGCTTTCAGTTCATGGAAACTTGTCTTGAGTGAATTCGATGTTCCTTGAATTCAATTTATAGAAAGCTATCCTCTAGTTAATATACTTACTGACATTTAATTGGATTTGTAATTATGGATTACTTGAATTAGCTTCTTTACAAATGGTTGCATACAAGTGTGTCAGGAACTGTGCAATTGATGATTGCTAACTCAAGAATAAGGTGTTCTATTACTTCCAAACCATGCTTGAGATATCTGTCCAGGCACTATTACTTCCAAACCAGATTGGTATATGATGTAAGAGATAACATTGGATAAAATAGGACTACTATTTTATGTTCATAAACTGCATTGGCTCATGGATCTTGCATTTTGTTGTGCTTAACTAAAACTAAAGATGAGTTTCAAAATTCTTGATTGgatttcatttatttgttttacctTTTTCAGAGTTGTGAGATGTGCTGGGCCAAGGGGACATATTCTTAATCTTGGGCATGGTGTTCTTGTTGGTACACCAGAAGAAGCTGTTGCACACTTTTTTGAAGTTGCTAGAAGCTTGAAGTTTACTACACCTCAAGGTCATGTGGTGGAAGAACCAAAATTGGTAGTTTAAGGAGTGGTGTcagcaattttgttttataaattggtTGTTCATTTTGAGTAAACTCCTTTCCTGCATTTTGACCATTTAATGTCATTGTAGCCTGTAATTGACTCAGGTGCTGATTAGAGTCGTGAGGCTTTGTAAATGTTTGTGCTAGAGCTAACTAGTAATGTTCAATTTATCtgtaattaatatattcaagATGGTTCAATAAATCTCTTCTTATTGATTCTTGATTAGATCTGCTTATTGAATTCTAAAGATACATAGTGTGGGTCTTGATAGATAGGTATCTGAGAAGACAATTAATTTTGTCTTATTTATTTGCTTTGCCTTGGTGCACGCTTGGGCATCCAATTATCTATTTTGTAAGATAAATAGAAGGACACCATTGTTAAAGAATCTGCATGGGTGATAGATAACCTGCCTAATCCATTCAATGGTCACTTGAACATAGAAAGTTGATAATTATTGAATAGATGTGATTTTAGGTTTCAGGTGCAAATCAATAATATCATTgttgttataatattattttgttgaagTAGATGATAGGTCCTGCTGCTCTGGCACATTTTCTTGATATCTCAAATAGAGATGCATTTGTCCACggatagaaagagagagaggaggatgGTGAGATCAGATGCATGGGAGCAATACTTAGGGATGCCTTCTGATGGGACTTCCTCGTACGATAACCTATGCTGTGCATTCTTTTCTGTTATTGCTCTTTTTGTTTAATCGTAATTAGATATAGTCTCGAGAGCCTGTTTTACAATTGGGGGTCCTTCAATCTCTGTGTGCATGGATCATGGGATAGTCAAGGTACCAGCCCTTTTTCCCCTTCTAAAATCTTACTTCAAAGCTTTTGAATTTGTCGTTCTTCTTTCATCCAGTCTCTAGTTTTCATGTTTTCCcctgataattttctgattttttatttttacaagagtGATGATCTGGGTTCCATAGTTCTGTAACATATGTAGTGGACCAACTCTGATAATGGTTTTTATGGCACAAATGGATGAGAGCCCTATCTGAACAGTGGAACAGGTATAACTTTTAGTTCTGCtgatacatatacatatatagatttttttcgAGTGCCAAGTGTATACATTAGATAGGATCAGTTGTTCATATTTCctataaatgtttttcatgGTAGAAACTTTGGACTAGAAGCCTCtgtttgatgatttttataCATCTATTTTAGGGTGCTCTATTGTGTCACTCCAAAGTCAAATTCCTTGCGTTTGAGAATGATGTATTTGTGTAGTAGTTATTATTCTGGcaattatattttgaagaatTATTTGGGACCTCACTTCAAGTTTTGGAGACTGTCAAAACTTTGGAAATGAGAACGAGATTGTTAAGTGTATGCTGTAGTTGTCTGTCAATCATGGCTTTCATTATGCTTCGATTTCATGCTGACATTTTTCTAAAATGTGTCTGCAAGTTATTTGTGCAATTGATTTCCGAGGATCAGATCATCAAGTATCTGCgcttccattttttattttaaatgtttcatTTACATGCATTTGAAGTTTCTAcccccttttaattttttggaggCGAGCTGAGGAGAGGTATTTGGTTGATAGTGACTTTATTAACTATTTTGTATTCAGTGAATTTTGCTCCTAGTTAATTTGACTTTCAACAGAATATGGGAAGATGTCTAGCTAGCTGTAGCTAAACATGGAAAATAACGAAAAATACATCCTCCTTGTTTTACTTAATAAGTGATGATTTTTAACttcaaacatgatttttaacttcaatttcttgAGATCCTATCCTAATTTTTAGTGTGTATATAGACTCCAGTTCTGATGGAACTTGCTTCTCTCTTAAGGcagagttttataatttttactatCAATTTATCATGTCTTAAACTCTTGTGTTAATCCCAGATCTTTGAAAACTGAGTCAAATTAGGAGTAGTTTTCTAATAGTGCCTGTATGATGAGATATATGTTAGTTTTGTGGTAGCACCTATCAGAGTATGTCCATCactttgattttgataaaaataactatagtCCATTGAAGTAATCAATCTATCCCTCAGCGACATTTGATTTAtccttgcaaaaataaaatttcacaaGTAATATGGGGTTTTTTGTGAACCTCATAACTGTTctatattttatcattgttattattagggGTCTTCCTAATGAAGGAGAGATGGGTGACATTTAGGTTTCAATGTTTTCCAATAATCCATTTCAACTTTTCTCTCAAAATAAAATGCAGATGTTAGGGtggtaattttttgtttagaaatctTTTTGTTTGCTCTCTCATAGCATAACTAGCATGTCAAATATGATTGAATGCTATATATTAAGCCAACttgtttccaagttgtttgCTTTACAAAGACAGAGGCACCCAGAATAAATAATTCGACTTTTAAGTCAATGTATGTTGCTTACAATTCCCATGGAAACCTTATGATCTT
This genomic interval from Populus alba chromosome 1, ASM523922v2, whole genome shotgun sequence contains the following:
- the LOC118043390 gene encoding uroporphyrinogen decarboxylase 1, chloroplastic; the encoded protein is MMNSASLSSACSCLTWRTSSIVPVQLGFNHSTKYKSSPGRFHIACSSSSSSSDPLLVKAAKGEPVSRPPAWMMRQAGRYMAVYRKLAEKYPSFRERSETTDLIVEISLQPWEAFHPDGVIIFSDILTPLPAFGVPFDIEEVRGPVIQSPIRCEEGLKALHPIELEKLQFVGDSLRILRNEVEGRAAVLGFVGAPWTIATYIVEGGTTRTYTNIKSMCHTAPQVLRALLSHLTKAISDYIVFQVESGAHCIQIFDSWGGQLPPDMWDRWSKPYIEEIVSTVRNKCPETPLVLYINGNGGLLERMKGTGVDVIGLDWTVDLADGRKRLGSGISVQGNVDPAYLFSPLPALTDEIKRVVRCAGPRGHILNLGHGVLVGTPEEAVAHFFEVARSLKFTTPQGHVVEEPKLVV